From the genome of Medicago truncatula cultivar Jemalong A17 chromosome 2, MtrunA17r5.0-ANR, whole genome shotgun sequence:
ACGTTTCCCCTCAAAAGTGGTCATATATTTGTTTtacctaaaaagaaaaatatttccCCACTTTTTATGGCTATAAATAAGGTCTTTTGCAAAAaccaaaaacatcacaaaagagTAATGGAAATAAGCATggtaaaaaaatgtgttatggTGATGTTAATGATGATGTTAGTTGCAACACAAGTTGAATGCGTCACTCCAGAATGTGATTTAAAGTGTACGGTAATATGTTCCAAGCAAAAAATACTACCATTTGATCAGTGCATGAAAGCTTGTACAAATCGATGCTCGGTGCctgtcaaaacaaaaacatcagaAATGGTATCATAGTTTTCATTTCTCTTCaccttttattgtcttttttgaacaaatctaaatgtttttatattttactttgtagGTTGTTCGTGGAATGCATACATAAATTGATTCAAGCTTTGGAGAGTTtgcaacaataataaataaacattttgTATGTTATGTGAGATGAGATTCTGTATAATAATACAGTGTACTCATGAGAATTGACGTTGTTATTTAATgcctattttatatattttttctatttcatttttgcaatttttatttctttgttgttttctatgATGGTTGATTCATAGATTTGATTGCATGcgtatttttgttattttatttttacgacAATTGCTTATCATTGTTATTAAGATCGGACCAATTGGTTaacaattttattaagaaatcaGACCAATCGACAATCTGatcaaaaaaatcttgaaatcttcatgattttttcaGTTAAAATCcctcaaaatcttaaaaaatcttgaaagtTAATACATTCTTAcacaatcttttaaaatcttcatgattttttttgccAAAATAGTCTTtcaaaatctcaatccaatacaccctccTTATATTCATTGTACCCTcttgaataattttttcttttaataaaaggTGTTttataccataaaaaaaaaaaaaaaaagtacaacatGTCCATCGTGAGTTTAACTTAATTGGTAAGGACATTGTATAATTTATGTAGAGGTCGGAGTTTGAACATCGGATACCCTACTTCTCCATATTTTTATACCAAAACAGTTACGTACAACTTCATAATCTAACAACatttgcgttttttttttttcatcagtAAAgactaaaattgtttttttcctcaaaaagaaaaaaaaaagggtttgatcctcttatattaaattttgtttcttcaaGAAGATAAACTAGTTTGTCTTGAATCGACACCAGGAAGAATTCAACATGAAACTTTGAGATCCTGtattaaaaatctattttttgataCTCCaatataacttctttttttccttctttcttttagAAAAcactcttcttttcttcttcttcttccgaATTTTTTAAGGGTTCTTCTTTATGACGGGACTTATTCATTTATGACATAACAATGTTTATTAGAACACACTCGGTAGTTATGTTGATAAAAATATGTCTAATATGCTTTGGCACATTATAAACGAATAACCTACATTATCATAAATCGAGTAAccaaaattctataaaaaaaaaaagttagattgGGAacataaaattggtttttaaaatagaggaaccaaaacttcatttttttttaaaaagggggACCAAAGTGCGTTTAAaccaattattttaatatcacTTTCAACCTTTTTCTCATTtctacatttaatttttttctcctttgGGCTACCAAGATATTGGTATGAAGATTCCACTCCCGTTTTTTTCTCATCCCAACTGAATTTTTTCAATACGCATGAAACAAGAATCGAACCCTGATCAAATACTTAAGGAGCTCAAGTCCCTTACCACGTAAACCAATATATTCTAAGTTCTAACATATATCCAAATTAAAAACCACGGACCGATCCAAAATTAAAAATGGAAATTGCACACAACCAAATACTATCAGATATGTTTGTATGTCTTTTTGTGAAAACTGGTATGATTAAATTGAGTTTTGGATTGATTTTTCAATTCCAaaataaaccacatacatataaaattaaattaggaTGGATAACCCGATGGGTAACACGAACCCCATCCCTTTTCCAATTATGTCTTTGTCGAGTCCATATTTTTTGCCAATGTTTTACTTTTGATCAGGTCAAACTTAACCCATTGCATTTGGGTTGGAACGAGTTGTAAGCCAGGGCCATGTTTTGTAGACCGTTAGTATTTGAATATTACTCTTCTCACATttcaaattgctcaaaatcATACCCCAGCAGCAGATAACTACCGTTTGGCTTTCTAGTGGCAGTTAAGTGTCGTTGGACACTTTTTATAGTGGTTATCAATTTTTAACTCGTTTAACTTATCTTAAAAATGTACAACGACACTTAACTAAAGTTGAAAAGTTGAACTtgaacgacagttaactgttgTTGGGtctgtgacaattaaaaaacgAGCAATTTGAGAAGTGAGAAGAATAATTTCCCTGgtattttgacatatttgaaaTTGAGAAATCATGTTAAAAATGAACTGGGCTCATATTGGGTTGGGCCAAACAAGCCCAAAACCCACACATTCAATTGAGAATTGTCCTTTATGCTTCCTTATTTGCTCGTAGACATCctaaaattattcatttatcTCCAATGATAGATAACTTTCGTTAGCTCCCAAGGGTCGACAATTTACTTCCGTTGCATTCTGGCCTTATACCAAAATGTCAACAACAACTCCCACATTGTcaaaaacatataaacacaGACTTTTCTTCTTCCAAACTTCGACAAATTAATCTTGATCAAATTTCTTCAAAGTCAAGCAACTAATGAATCAAATAAGTAAGTGTTCATAATACCTTAGCATGcacttttttagttttatatttttttttaaattgctcaTATGTTAGTGTTTGTGATTGataaatttattgattttttgatTAGTTTATGATCAAATATTTGTATGTTTTAACTGTGAATGttgtttaaattaagtttaagtGTATTGTGGTAGTTTAAAAATTGAAGCAACACAATAAATAAAGTATGTGTATTTTGCGTTTCAAGTGTCTGACGAAATGCCTCAATgaatttttgattgatttttcttatgttgtttgttgtgtATGAAAACCCGCATAGGTGTAGGTTAGGTAGGGAAACCATGACTTGTAGTTTAGGACCGACGACAACGTGAGGACAATGTTCACAATATTTGGTTAGTATAGTACTAAATAACAAATTGAGTTAGACACTTCCTTAGTAAGATCTTTGAGAAAGTTTGATTCAGTCCAGAACCTACGAAAAAATCAGGGCTTGCATGATGGAACCAAATAAAGAAGTTAGTTTGTCTGGTCCGTGATGTATTATTTTGtctttaatttattgttttatgttgctaaattatgttgttgaatcaTGTTTAttgtatgtttttgttgttgtctttaAGGATATTGAATGGTCTTGTCCAATTATAATTAGAATCATTGTCTCATCTTTGAATACACATTTGTAGCTAGTGTTATTTACAAATGCATCAAGTGGTTTATGAATATCCTTTTGCCCGTGTTCTTCCTTGAAATTGCATTTTTATCTAGAAGTGATAGTTAACTTCCTTAGGTTCGACAATTAACGGGATAATAATCATCTTGATATCTGAACGTGTAACGATTGTCATAATAGTCcttctatatataaaaaatggtcgttaatattaaaacaattcattaatattgtcatatttatCCATCAATATGCTTCAttttgagtaaataggcaattaccccccctgaaattgtaagtttcatcaattatcccTCTGAAATTAAGagaacttcaattacccccctgaaattgcacgaCGTTAATCAATTTGCCCCCCTCcgtcaaaattttctgttagtcaacatgacgttttgcaaataccccctgaagttttgcacttatgtgcaaaatgccccttgaacttgaaattttttattttttttcttgtatttgactcaaaagatattaaaggcaagcAATTAACATTTAGCTTTATGTTGGGTCAATTCCCATCACATTATTCTGCACCATAATcgaaatttatttgtttaatctatttatttgttgttttctttcttttttgatagCAATCCTTGATAATCTTTTAACTACTCATTAACCATTTTTGTTGTATGGTATGATGGGTAGCTGTTTACTATTGATCTCAAATGcttcaaaaatataatctatatctatatgCATAAAAGGAACACAAAAACCCTATCTAATCCAAACAATGTTCATGAGCTTCATGAATGgaaatttaaaacaaacacaaatggaAATAAACAAATGGACAGAGGAGAATGACACCATAATCAACTTGTAAAGGAAGGTCAATAAGTCAAAGGTGAAATCACAATGATGATACACATGACattaataaaattcaataattcTATTCCAAGAACTTAAGAGGAGACATAAAgctaattgttaattgtttttctttaatatcatttgattcaaggataagaaaaaaatatataaattttaaagttcggagagcattttgcacataagtgcaaaactgcaggggggtatttgcaaaacgttatgttgactaacagaaaaacttgacggagggggtaaattgattaacgttatgcaatttcaagggggtaattgaagttgaACCTGTCTGAGCTCGGttcgactcgataagaattggttcggctcgaaactcggctcgagttcgacacgaactattttttcagctcgagttcggctcgtttaaagttcacgaactGTTCGGTTCAGCTCGTTAAGTTCAGTTCGGTTACTCAACtcgtccaaaaaaaattataaaaaaaaaatgttaaattatagatctttgatattatatatatatattttaaaattaaatattgaattaaaataaaagttcccACAAGCATGCATTATGCCAATAAAAGTTCCCTGTTAGTCCCCATTATTATGTGTAGTTTCGTTTGAGAGCAAATTAGGCTGTCTAAACAAAATTTTCCACAcattgctctctctctctcttcttcttcaatctGAACCTCAAAAACCTTTACATAACAACGAAAACCTTTACATAACAACGAAAACCCAACAATGTCACGAAACTCAACGCGATTCATCAAACTCATCCGCACACTCTCCACCGAAGCATCCCCAATCTCCAAACCCGAACGTATCGCCAACGAGCTTCTCACCCTCAACAGATTCGAACGCCATGATTTCACAATCCTCTGGCGTCTCAAAATGGGTCTAGACCGTTACGGTTCACCCGTCGCCGCTCCCGGTCCACTCGGCCCAACCTCATCCGGACCCACCAGTGGAACCACAACCGCCGCTGCTGAAGAGAAGACTGCATTTGATATTAAGCTTGAGAAATACGATGCTGCGGCGAAGATTAAGATAATTAAAGAGGTTAGGTCTTTTACTGATTTAGGGTTGAAGGATGCTAAGGATTTGGTTGAGAAAGCTCCTTGTGTTTTGAAGAAAGGAGTTACTAAGGAAGAAGGTGGTTCTATTATTGATAAGCTTAAGGAATTGGGTGCAACTGTTGTTCTTGAATGATTTTTGGTTAATTGTAGAATTAGTTGTTATTTGGGATTATTGTTTTATTAGAAAAGgtgcaatttttatttcatgGAATTGTGTCTGCtagatgtttgatgaaatgtgcAAGAGTTGTTGCAGTTATTATAtgtcctgtttggataaacaacttattttgcaGCTTATATCATATAAGTTTttatgcataagctatttttattttataataaaagattaaactaagtcaaattattttttcgtATTGGCTACAAACGGATTTCATAAGTTGAAGACAACTTGTAaaaatgtcataagttgttttcataagttctctcaaacTATTTCGTAAGtgtttatgtcagtagataaggtTAAGTAAGACAATCCAAACAAGCTCAGAGTTTGTAATTGGATTTTAGATATTGTTGATTTGGAGAATAGAAACTGGTATGTAGGTGTGGctatgttaatgttattaagTGATATGTATGAGTGATGAGCGAATTGTTCTGCATTTTCTGAAATGTCATAGGGGATTTTAGAGATTTTAGTTACCTTTGGGTTGTTGAGGTTGGAATAAGTGTTTTTGTTTGGGTGAGTGTTTATAAACttgattttgaatgatattgattttgtagaattggtttttggtttatgttgtttttgtgaaaGTGGAATTGAAGTGAAAGTGGTTTGTGTTTGGATTATAACCTCTTGAAAGTACAAGCTAGCTAGACCTGCTGTTGGCAGAATCATGTTCAAACACATTTTCCCGTTTGAAATAAGACATTTTTTGCAAACAACTTTTAGAATGGCAGAAGTTGAATCTTGGAAATGGGAGTTACAGCACCAAATACACGAAAGGTGAGTTGAAATAGTTTTGGAGATTCTTGATGAAGTAGAGGTTTGAAAAGATGTTTTGAGCACAGCTAATGAAAAACTTCTGTGTCAATTAATCTTACTGTTGCTTTAGTTTAGAACTGATTAGAACTTTAGATATTATTAAAGAACACAGCTTTGTGAGTAATCATCTAGTAGGAAGAAATGAGAATTTACTTTTTCTCATTTCTTTGAGTCTGTCTTTGGTTTAAAGTTTATTTTGGGCTAGAGTGATTTGATAGGTATAAATATTAGTCTTTTCCCAAAATTTTCACTGGGTTCCTTCAAGTGGCAATTCCctggttgttttgttttgttttgtatgaTTAGAATTTTATAACAATGATTTCATGTATTTTAGTTGTCATGagttggggtagcacctatagtagaaaagatggtggaaaagaggcttaggtggtttgggcacGTAGAAAGAAGACCTGTAGATTCTCtagtaaggagagtagatcagattGAGGATAGTCAAATTacaagaggtagaggaagacctagaaaagcTATAGGAGAAACTATTAGGAAAGACTTAGAGATTAATGActtggatccaaatatggtatatgatagaacattatggcatGATTTGATCGATGTAGCCAACCCCATTTAGTGGGGTAaggcttgattgttgttgttgtaaattcACATTAACCTTTTTCATCTAATACTTTCGAAGCCTCTATTTATGATTATGTTCTCAACCTCTCACGGAGTTTGGTTCGTGTGATTTTCATGGTCATTAGCATCAAGACAGGTTTTAGTTTCTCAGCTTTTAGTTGTAGTGACTAGTGATTGCTTCTGTTTTGCTCAGCCTCTCTCTGGCTTCTAAACATATTCATCTCTATAACTCCTTCCTTCCTCCATTATTTAAAGTTCTATTTAGTTCTCAAACTTTGTATTTCAATTTATGTATGTTGTGTaaggattttaattttattggaaACTTTCACTTTAAAATCTCTGGTTGTTACAATCCAACTTCAGGAAGCTGTAGTTGCAGGTAATTTCTCTCTtatcttctttttctgtttttgttttcacTTAACAGGCTTGACTAGTTTTCCTGCTAAATCTCTGTGTGAAGTTTtgttttatcatataatttgaTCCTTCTTTAAGTTGTCACTTTTTACTTTCATGAATCTGCTAAATCTATTTAGAACTACTTCTCAGTCTTTATATATTCTAAAATTTGTAAGTGGACCACTTCGATATTAGAGTTCTGTGTTTCAATGAAAGTTGTTttcagtgttgttaaatagcagcTATAGCGGAATTTAGACAACCCGTTATTGTTCCGCAATACGGTACGGTATTTAGTACATGAATTTGTCAAATAGTGGCTATAGTGACGCTATAGCCCCATTGTGTAGTGGAATTTAAACAGTCCTCTATTTTCCACTATTCACGATCGACAACATTggtcattttttaattatattaaattattgaatataGACATTGATATCATCATCTTGGCTGTTGATGGTTGCTAAAATTGAGGTAAGTAGCTTGAAATTCTTTACAACATTGCTTGCGCTGCAAGAGTAACATAGCTAGTAATCAATGAAAGTGAAGAAATTTTAGATGAGGCTTTATATAACAAAAGGTTCAAAAACTCAGTAGAGGACCTCTGATTGAGAGGGAAAAGAAAACATAGCTGAGGAGGATAAACGAAATGAGGGATTTTTTCCCTTCCTGATCGGTTAACAAATTCTGATAAAAGTAACACTTGAAACGTAGTTGatgttctctctttttttttttgttattggatATTATTTGTTTGGATGTGAAGTGATTGTATGTGTTTCAGTTAAAAAATGTTGCTGCACATGTTTGGATGGACAAACTTCTTTAACATGGCTCATTTGATATagaatttttaattatagatCACTTACTATTGCAACTATGAGGATGTGAATCAATAACTTGAGTGGTTCAGAACTTACCATTTTGATACTGTAGTAGGATATATAGCGTGATCCTAATTTAATTTTGCAATGTTGAGTACATGAAAGAAGATGCAGCATATAGATTGGTTGTTctgattttatctttttattttcccaGAACTATggttattttttacttttgatagTTACTATTGAACAAAAAAGTTGTAGTTCTAGGCTTGCAGCTTAATGAATTACACTTAAATTTCCTCCAATCCAAAGGGGCATACTTATGTTAGTTGGCTTTTGTAAGTTAAGAAGGTTTACATCTCCTCAACTACTTAACACTTTCACATGCATAGgaagaaaatttattaataCGAATGAGTGATAACATACCATGAGAAATATAGATATGCATAGGTTAAAGCAAATTTGATTAAATGTCAAGTGCATGAATTAAGTGTGCTATCTGTTGATAAACTACATTATTGTGGTTGCAAAAATAAGCTAGTTTATTGGTTCAGGTAAACATGTTGaaaattatcttattttctTCTAAATCTTAGAGATAGTAGTAAACTTATTCTAGTGAAGTTCTGCTAAACTTAGAGATAGTAGTAAACTTATTCTAGTCAAGTTCTGCTAAACTCTACTCGAAAAAGTTGAACTTATTCATTTCCCAACAGTTCAAGGATAAAAGTCTTGTAAATTCCCCATGTCTTCCTAGCAACAGAATCATGAATGGTGACATTGTTTCTCTTCAGAAAATGGTCATTGATTTCCTTTAAGTCCTTCTCTGCACGAGTGACGATAACACGACTCAAAGCATCTTCTTCATTTGCCAAATCATTCAAGGCGTGAGATAACACCTAAATCAAGTTAACATACATATACATACGTTAAATAAAAACTATAGAATAAAGAAATTATGAAATGGATAATGGTTACTACAAAATTTTCGTGACTTTGGTTACCTTGGCCAAATATCTTCGGCTGTCATCAATGCAACGAACCGAAGTACGCAGTGCTCCAATGTATTCATCAATTGTACCACCTGATAATCCCTACAATTGAAAACAACAGATTCTCACTCCATGATATCCTTGATTTTATTGCATGAATTTAAATTCGTAATATCATTTCTTCGATACAGtgacgtgtctatctctctctggGAATATGGTATAGAAACTCATCTTACCTTGTTAATTGTTGTCCCATATAAGTCCTTAAAGATATTGAAAGTCACACATAGCTGCTTCTTACTTCTTGTGCTTAAAATTCTAACAATGTCATCATCGTTAAAAGCTTTCTTTTCAATCAATTGATGAAATATGGTTGCTTCAGAATGAGCCACATTCTCATCAAATTCATCTCCATCGTACTTGTAAGTGCTTATAACTGCAACCAACAACTGCATGAAAAATAGTTACATTCCATTTTGTTGCACTTGTTCAAAACATTGTCCATGTAACATAACAAAACTGTTCTTGTTATAAAAATCTAATTATGCTTAAGAGTCGCATACTTTGCGAATATCACCGGTGGTTTGAGAGGCAACATCTTCTTCAAGGCAATGCTTGTAAAGAGAATGATATGAACGCTTTAAAGCCAGAAGCTCTTCAGAATTTCTAGTGCAAACAATCTCAATAATCACTTTGTAATCTGGTGTTGCCTTCTTTAATGCCTCGTTAATAAGTGTAGCATCTCTTTCAGCTGGATCCATTATCCAATGGGAAATGGCTCTCTAATTTCAATGGTATAAATTTTTGGCAATTAGAATGATATTCACTCAAAACATACAGAATAATGGTAACTTATAAAACATTAGTGTTATGAattgtaacatatatttaacCTCAAAGTTTCCTGAAAGTTCAGTTTTGAGCTGTTCTATAAGATCTTGATGATAAATTTCTTGATAAGCCAGCCTCACAAGTTTTCTTTGAGCTTCATTTCGGTGTGCTAGTACAGATATAATCGCAGTTTCATCTGTCCCAAATCCTGTacccgataaaaaaaaaaaaacatatttagtaCTCTGACAATGCCTCGAATAAAATTGATTCCCTTTGTTATTAGACATGAATATGTTAAGTATTATTAGAAAGTAGAAACATCATCAATCtttgacaaaacaaaattgaagaaagaCAACCTTTGCATGCATTCTTGATAGTTTCAGCGTCTTCAATTGGAGAAAAATCTTTTACAGCAAGTAGAGAagccatttttttctttttctttcagtGTCTTCAATTATAGAagagttgtttttctttttcaatttataGAAGAGAAACATAAAATAACTGTTTTTCAGTAATGAAATACTACCCTAAAAAAACTTCCAGCCCTAAAATATTCCTAATAActaaatacgtttttttttttcagctaaacaaaaagaagaaaaaaacttactACGTTTTTCTTTTTAGGGAACTTACTACGTTATTTGAAAAGTTcccttttcaataaataataataactgaaatgtttattttttttttaaagaaactgaAATGTTTTGTCGTAAGTGGTTTCTTTTAACCTAAAAAAGCAATCAATTacgaacattttttttttttttttggagagaaatcAATTACGAACATAGCGTTCAATATATCCGTGCAATAATAATATACGGAAAGTAACACAAAACctaatttccaacaaaaaaaaaaaatggacaacTAAATACAAAGTCGGATACGTTGTACGAGTGTGATACAATATGAATACACGAATACATGAGATTTATCAAATTCATGATACGAGACGAGTTAGATACTTTAACaagaaatttataataaaaattataaattatttctaatgTAGATTAGATTGTAGACTCCTATCAAACGGTCCAAAATATTTCCCTCCATATTTATGTGTCTGAACTAAGTAAAAAGAGATAAGATACGATCACATCGTGAATCTATATGGCATTTGAGTGTGGTAGCTTTggccctaaaaaaaattattttcataggttagtatattatttattttttggtacataatAGGTTAGTATATTTACAaccctaaataattttttttttgagagaataaatttatttgttgaaaactagtagaaataaaaaaaaaaaatattaaaagatatCCACTTATTTAATAGATGCATTATGTCTTATTTTGACATTTATGATCTtttaaacaataacaaaaacagtttcattaataataaaaattgtcaagacaacattcaaaatataatttatttactttttttataggTTGACCTCCTCGTACAAAGATGGCTAACTTTACCATTGATCATGATTCACAAATATTACGCAtgtaaaaaaattctacattttattatgttttgtcTTTGTAAGATAC
Proteins encoded in this window:
- the LOC25486346 gene encoding annexin D8; protein product: MASLLAVKDFSPIEDAETIKNACKGFGTDETAIISVLAHRNEAQRKLVRLAYQEIYHQDLIEQLKTELSGNFERAISHWIMDPAERDATLINEALKKATPDYKVIIEIVCTRNSEELLALKRSYHSLYKHCLEEDVASQTTGDIRKLLVAVISTYKYDGDEFDENVAHSEATIFHQLIEKKAFNDDDIVRILSTRSKKQLCVTFNIFKDLYGTTINKGLSGGTIDEYIGALRTSVRCIDDSRRYLAKVLSHALNDLANEEDALSRVIVTRAEKDLKEINDHFLKRNNVTIHDSVARKTWGIYKTFILELLGNE
- the LOC25486345 gene encoding 50S ribosomal protein L7/L12, which codes for MSRNSTRFIKLIRTLSTEASPISKPERIANELLTLNRFERHDFTILWRLKMGLDRYGSPVAAPGPLGPTSSGPTSGTTTAAAEEKTAFDIKLEKYDAAAKIKIIKEVRSFTDLGLKDAKDLVEKAPCVLKKGVTKEEGGSIIDKLKELGATVVLE